The DNA window CCCCGTCCATCCCCGTTCTTCCTCAGTTCCAGGTTTCTTTCGATCGTTAGTTTTGATAATTGACGAGTGTTTTTTTCAGAACTCTTGAGTCTTGAATTATGAAAAGAAACGGAGACATTCGATCCCTTTTTCAGAAAGTAGCAAAGAAGGCGACTGCTATTGACCCACCTTCGGATGAAAATATTGTGGAAGAGCAGAATCAAGAAGAAGATagagtacaagttgaagaaattgCAGATCATTTGCCCTCGCCCCCGCTAGCATCACCGCCACCGCTCGCATCAAAGCCGCCGGCGTATGACATCAATCGCCTACCATATGATCCAGGTGAAAGGCTGCCTATTGAAGATTATCCTGTTAATGATCAAAATGCAATCTGTAGAGCATATATTACTAAAGGTGCTTGCAAACCTTATATACATGATTTTCCATACCAAAACATTGGAGGCGTACCTCGTCGATTCAGTATACAATGGTTGTATAATTATGAGTGGCTTGAATATAGTGTCAAGAAGGATTCTGCATTTTgcttcatatgctacttgttcaaGAAGGGCAGTGGGTCAAAAACTTTTATTGTTGATGGATGGAATAATTGGAATATAGGAAACACAGCACTTCTCAAACATTCTGGTTCTAGGGCACATAAAGTAGCTCAAGAGAGGTACATTGGTTTTATGAATCCCAAGGTAGCAATTGATTATAACATTGACAAGTGGAGTGAGGAGGAGCTTTATCTTTACAAGAAAAGATTGACATATTCACTTAGatgtatcaagtttcttttgcatcaaggattggcattccgtggacatgatgaaagtgaagagtcTAGCAACAGAGGCAACTTCATTGAACTTTTAAAGTTTTTTGCAGGAAATAGTGAAGAAGTGAACAAGTATGTCTTGAACAATGCACCAGGTAATTGCACTTTGACTAGCCCAAAGATACAAAAGCAAATTATTCACTGTTGTGCcatagaaactagaaagaaaataattgaggaacttggtgatgagccctatgcaattttagctgatgagtctagtgatatatcacataaagaacaactagctctttgcttgcgttatgttgataaacttggaaggccatgtgagcactttattggagttgttcatgtagatgatactacctcTTTGTCACTTAAGAAAGCAATTGAAGTTTTACTTGTTAGTAATGGATTGAGTATGCAGCAGATTAGAGGTCAAGGTTATGATGGGGCtagcaatatgaaaggagatattaaaggGCTCAAaactttaatcatgcaagaatcaccttccgcttattatattcattgctttgcacatcaactccaactagtTCTTGTTGCTGTTGCCAAAGGAAATACTGACTGCAAGACTTTTTTTGATCAAGTATCTATCTTGTTGAACATTGTTGGGGTTTCTTGCAAGCGTCATGATATGTTTCGAAATGCTGGGCTTGAGAATGTCAAGAAAGCACTAGAGTGTGGTGACCTTGAATCAGAGAGTGGATTAAATCAAGAGATGGGTTTGCCTAGGCCTGGTGACACTCGGTGGGGCTCTCATTACAAAACTATATGTAGCATCATCACTATATATTCCTCAATTCATGATGTgctcattgaacttggtgctgATAATGCATATAAGGAAGATTGGACAAAGATACATTTTGTGCTTGGAGCATTCGAAacctttgagtttgttttctttgtgCACTTAATGTATGTTATTCTTGGATATACAAATGAGTTATCCGAGTGCTTGCAGAGAAGGGAtcaagatattcttaatgcaatctcacttgttaatgtggcaaagaGCAGAATGCAGGAGTTGAGGTCTAATGGTTGGGATAATTTTCTTCAGAAGGTCACTTCTTTTTGTGTtaaacatggtgttgaagttcCTGCTATGGATGGTGCTTATGTGCCTTATGGAAAATCAGCACGGTATGCTCGTGCCcgaaaccaaacaaatgatgaCCATTTCCGAAGAGAAGTATAcattggtgtcattgatcaaattAGTCAAGAGCTTGATAATCGGTTTGATGAGATCAATATGGAGCTACTCTCTTGTATGTCAGCCTTCAGTCCTTCCAACTCCTTTGCTTCTTTTGATGCACGGAAGGTACGTAGATTGGCTGAATTTTATCCAAAGGACTTCTCCAACAATGATTTGTTAAAACTGGAATTGCAACTTGATAATTATATTAATGACATGCGACAAGATGCTATCTTCCAAGGGCTAGACAAcattgttgatctctcagttaagcttgttgaaacaaagaggcACAAAGTGTATGATATGGTGTACTTGCTTCTCAAATTGATATTGCTTTTACCAGTGGCAACTGCgagtgttgaaagggtattttctgcatTGGTTATAGTGAAAACAAAGTCAAGGAATAAGATAGGTGATACTGTTTtggatgattgtctagtcacatttattgagcgggatattttcttCCAAGTTaatgaagatgatataatggagACATTCATGTCATTGAGAAAGCGGCGGATAAACAAGTAATATTGTAAGTCTCCTATTGTTATATTTCGAAGTATTTGTATTTCATTTGAACAATTTATATTAAGATTTGACATCGTTTTACCGAATTATAATATGGTTTTACCGAATTATAAATAGTTTACCGAATTGTATAAAATTTTTTTTTGCGGCGCATACCCTATGCAaaaatcctgggtccgccactgctATAAGGAAGCGACTGGCTGCTGGCATTATAAATATATAAtgaaaccgaaacgagattcccgTCCACAGAAACTAGCACTAATGAATTGAGGAGGATATATATATTTCCTCTCAAAAAATACTGGAGTATTGGTCTTGTTGAGGAAGAGTTGACTTGGATCGAGATGAGCCGGGCCCCAGAAATGGTACACCAGGCATGCATGGACATTTCACCGGATAATTGTTCCAAAATATAACCAAAGTGGACCCACTTGTGCACGGAATCAAACCATTAGTTGTATGTGCAATTTAATTACAATGCAATTTGATTGGGTTCACTGAACATCAGGAAAGTGACGTCTATCTAATATGCCAAATAGACAAAACTAGCAAGTATCATTTCTCGGCTCACTTCCCGAACGACTTGATCAAATGGAGATTGTGACTTAAGGCTGTTATAGTTAGATGAGGAGTAGATGGGTATATGTTTTTTGTAGCCATCTACCAGCTGTCATGGTGCATCGCAcatctagggatgaaaacggatcggatacggacggatatcaccgatattacatttgttttcatatttctgttcggattcagatttgaatacggatagtgtcaactatgtcggataggatacgattggatatcgacatcataaatatgcgatttgagtattcgaatatggatacggtatcggatgttggatatccggactcggatacggacagatctcaatccctctaaacagattcggtttcgaatacggtcggaaaatatccgtaccgttttcatccctacgcaCACCCAACATCTTATATAAGTTACAAAATAGGGCACTTGCTGACGAATACTTGGACCGTAGTACCATAACCGGCCCACCGGACCGGGGGTGGGCTGAGCAGATCGGTACAAGGAGGATCTAATCCGGCGTTTCCAAAATATAACAAAAGTTGACCCACTGTGCACGGAATCAAACCATTAATTTCATATGCAATTTAATTACAATGCAATTTGATTCGGGCTCATTGAACATCAGGAAGGTGGTGTTTAGGCGAGTCTCGGTGAAAGGTTTCATGTGACCTTCATACATATTTAATAGAGTGCCACATAGGCATTTTTTATGACATGTCAGCatttttaagaagagagagaagaagtgaGTTTCATCTAGAAGAAACTAACTCTGAAATTAAATGTCTATGCAACATTGCAACTATGCAACCAAAGAATGAAACTTTTCATTTAGAGTGAGTGTTTCATCCATGTTTAATGTTATTCTATATGACATGACAGTCTTAGAAACAACCCCATGAAACTCCTCATTGAGACTGACATATAACATATGCAAAATAGCCAAAACTAACAAGTATCATTTCTCGGCTCATCTCCCAATGATCAAATGGAGATTGTGACTTAAGAATGTTATAATAACATTAGGAGTAGATTGGTATATGGTTTTTGTAAGCATCTCACAGCTGTCATTGTGCACGCACATCCAACATCTTATATAGGGTGCCCGCTGGCGAATACATGGACCCTAGTATCCTCACTGAAGCCATAACTGGCCCACCGAATGGGGTTGGGCTGAGCTGATCCGGAGAGGGTGGATCTAATCCGGGGTATGTCATAGACTTGGCACACATGACAAAGATAGATGTGCATGTAAAGCGACTAGAAAATCAATTCGTAAACCGATAAGGCGATGACTCTACCATTCGGAACATATAAGATGAGGTAGGGATCTCCTTGATTAGTACTTAGACAAATCTTATCTCTCCTACTTGACATCGACCCCAACATCCAACACACAGCGATACATACACCCACATACATTGCACATAGTGCAACCGCCTGAAGCAGTATAAATCTCTATTTCTCATGTGCTACTCTTTTGATCACCTGTGTGGGATACATCGTAATATTTGTTCGTGATAAAAGAACATTGATAGTTAGCATGGGGATTGTCATGCACAGATTCATTTTGCATAGATCATATGGGTTTCTTCACTTGTGGGATCATCGACCTCGCTCTAGGTCATAGCATCACTTTATGAAAGCTAGACTTCACCGCCAACTCCATAGTTGCGGACTGGTAGTTCTCTTTCTCTTTCCTGCCATCGTTGAGGTTGTCAAAGAAGCACATGTCCATGGTGAGGTGCAAGACCTTGACGTTATTGTTGAATGGCCTCTGCATGCTTGATGATGCAAGGCTATTGTTGCTACCCCACGCTTCCTCATCAAGCATCCACTGGCCATAGCTATCACTGATCCTGCGGTGGTATTTGTGTTTTTGTCTTTCTTGGATGTGGTGTCGTCAATGATTTCCATTAGGAAAAAAGATGAATATGATAGGAACCCTAATGACATGTTGTTGATCTCATACCGATTGCATTGACCATGATGGGTTGTTTATAGGCACATATATGAAGGAGATACTTGGTGTACGAGCCAAGTTGTACTAGTACGACTAATCCTATTCGATCTCTAGGATTCTATCATTAACCTAGAGTTTGTTTCCATATCCAAATATCTATAGCAATACATATCTTTTCTTCTAACATGCCCATCAGTTGTACCAGGAGTGAAGTCCACGATTGCAATTGAATTTGAAGTCTTGTTCTTCCAccgtcttctctgcttctctatCATCAACTACGTCTTTGATTGATGGACTGACACCAGGATAGCGCCGACGTCACCTTCTGGTGCCGTCCCTTCTATCTCATCTATTTTCTCAGGCGGTCATAGCGGGAGTGTTATAGATGATAGTGGTAACACAGACACTTTAACTGGAGTTGCGGAATAGGGGTTGTCGATGTCAAAGTTGCTGATCATGTAGTGGGCAGGTTGATGTAGCCACTCATATCTGAAAGCACAAAAAGACTGAAATTTGATGGAGCTGTAGTTGTAGAAGAGGCGTCTTGCAGATGTTGGAGGATGCCAACTGGGGTTGTCTTGCACAGTGGCGGATGTGGGATGCGGGATAAGAGGGGGCTAAAACaacagagatgttgatttgcacgaagatttaacggtgaaatcaagtttttgctacagtaattagcattgaaatcaagaaattagggggggctggagccccccccagccccccctttgcATATGTCAGAGAATGTCATTGCATCTTGCATATGTCAAAGGACATTTGGTTGACACAGTCGTTGCCATCGTAGATGAGGTGGTCGATGCTATTGTCGATGAAGCGGATGATTCACTGCCATTTCGAATTATAATAGGGTAAAGTACACTTTACAACCCTCAACTTGCAccaaagttcgattttcaaccttcaactatgaaaccggtcaagaaacaccctccaactatcaaaactggacgaatttggtcctcggccggtttcaaaagcggttttctattttcgggaggcgccgaaattttaaattatttttttgagcatcttaacgtcctcaaataaaaaaaaactcaaaactacaaagttgtagctctcattgagctctacaatttacatataaaaattatcttcatatgACATCGTaacgaagggttttctattttttgaaatttgagtctcatcacgcgacaaaatatggtgctAAAATttaatattattttttcgagcatcttactgtcctcaaatgaaaaaaattaaaactataaagttgtagatctcatcgaggtctacaatttacatataaaaattatcttcatccgacatcgtattgaagggttttctattttttgaaatttgatgtGTTTCAGGGGAATAAGAGCAACTCTAAGAAAGTTTGTAAAATTAGATGGCTAAGAACATCTCCAAGAATCTTTGTAAAGCTCATTCGCTAAATCATCGTCTGcagagtcatttgcataaaaatcgcttGCTATATCTTTCTgctctccaacagtttttctacATCTTACGtgcactctagagagtcatttttgtttttctatctTTAGCTAGCGAGACAATCCGGAATAAAAGTTGGCTATACCAAATAAAGAGGTTGTTGGATGGTATTTTCCCCCACCGTGCCTATATGTATGCACTGATATTCCTTGAGTAATACATCGAGTTTTCCCCAATTGATACACTTTCATGGTATCATCGAGACGGTTCGCTCCTGCAACCTCTCCCCGCTTCCGCAAAACCTAACCACGCCGCCGCAAAGCCCCACGCTCGCCAGCTCCGATCCGCGCGCTGTCGCTGAGTCCTTCACTCGCGGGCCCATGATCCTCTTCGTGCACGCGCCCCTCCCTGCACCGCCGCATCTACCCGCCTGCCACCGCTTCATCTCGCCGATCACGTGCGGGTCTTCCTCACGCCACTGCAACCGTCGCCGCGATCTCGCCAGGCCCATCATGTCGAGACCGATGCGAGCGCTCACTCCGCCTTCAGCGCGAACGCGAGGCTGCTTAGGCAGTCTCAATGGGGATTTCATAGAGTTTCATAGGCATTAAATATGTTGACATGGCactgtcttgatgaagagagagaagataaaagtttcatgggagtagagagagttttatggggataaaactcttctgcactatttCCAAAATATGGGTGTGTTGGAGACTGGGAGATGAACCCCCA is part of the Miscanthus floridulus cultivar M001 chromosome 9, ASM1932011v1, whole genome shotgun sequence genome and encodes:
- the LOC136481163 gene encoding uncharacterized protein, producing MKRNGDIRSLFQKVAKKATAIDPPSDENIVEEQNQEEDRVQVEEIADHLPSPPLASPPPLASKPPAYDINRLPYDPGERLPIEDYPVNDQNAICRAYITKGACKPYIHDFPYQNIGGVPRRFSIQWLYNYEWLEYSVKKDSAFCFICYLFKKGSGSKTFIVDGWNNWNIGNTALLKHSGSRAHKVAQERYIGFMNPKVAIDYNIDKWSEEELYLYKKRLTYSLRCIKFLLHQGLAFRGHDESEESSNRGNFIELLKFFAGNSEEVNKYVLNNAPDDTTSLSLKKAIEVLLVSNGLSMQQIRGQGYDGASNMKGDIKGLKTLIMQESPSAYYIHCFAHQLQLVLVAVAKGNTDCKTFFDQVSILLNIVGVSCKRHDMFRNAGLENVKKALECGDLESESGLNQEMGLPRPGDTRWGSHYKTICSIITIYSSIHDVLIELGADNAYKEDWTKIHFVLGAFETFEFVFFVHLMYVILGYTNELSECLQRRDQDILNAISLVNVAKSRMQELRSNGWDNFLQKVTSFCVKHGVEVPAMDGAYVPYGKSARYARARNQTNDDHFRREVYIGVIDQISQELDNRFDEINMELLSCMSAFSPSNSFASFDARKVRRLAEFYPKDFSNNDLLKLELQLDNYINDMRQDAIFQGLDNIVDLSVKLVETKRHKVYDMVYLLLKLILLLPVATASVERVFSALVIVKTKSRNKIGDTVLDDCLVTFIERDIFFQVNEDDIMETFMSLRKRRINK